The nucleotide sequence ATGGAGCAGCGCTTCGACGGCGAGGGCCTTCCGGTGCTCGACGTGGAGGCCGCCATCGAGGCCCTGCTCGAGCTGGACTGAGCCTACGGCGGCCTGAGAGGCGGGTGCCGACTTCAGGACCGGCGCCCGCCGTACCTCATTGGTGGCAGGTGTGGCACTGGTAGTCGTTCGTATGGTGGCAGCTGATGCAGAACTCGGGCGCCGTCTCCTGCACGGGCTCGCCGGAGTGCAGCGCGTGGCAGTCGGCGCACGTCTGGCCGGCATGGCCCTCGCCCGCGGGGCGGGCGTGCGGGTTCACGACGGTGCCCTTGGCATCGGTCAGCACGGCCGAGTCGGCCGTCTTGGCCGCCAGCTCCTCGTAGCTGCCGTGGCAGGCGAAGCATGCCTGCTCGTCGATGGCGGTGTCGCGCAACCTCGTGGCGCGCTCCTTCGCGCGGTCGGGCGTGGCGCCCTCGTGGGCCTTCTCCAGGCCGGCCTCGTCGGCATGGCACACGGAGCAGGTGTTCCCTCCGGCGGCGGAAAGGGCCCCGTAGCACGGCATGCCCTCCAGCGACCCGTCCTCCGTCGCATGGCAGGTCGCGCAGTTGGCGTCGGCCGACCACGTGAAGTCGACGGTTATGGAGGCATCCTTCGCCAGCGGGCCCTCGTGGGCCTTCGGCGCGCAGCCCGCCCCGGCCGCAACGGCCGCCAGAAGGCACACGGCGCACACGGCCGACGCGATGCCGGGCTTCACGTTTCTCATGGGTTATCTCCCTCGATGGTGAGCCAGCCACGCGGCGGGGAATGGGGAGGGAGGGTATCCCCGCCGGTGGCATGGATCCGGTACGGATGTCCGGCGCCAAGCGGCGCCGGGCGGGCGCTGGCACGGCCCGCCCGCAGGCCGACCCGCCGCGCCGCGGGCGCTTCAGGCTATTTCGCGTCCCAAGCCGTTTCGGCCGCCGCGTTCTCTCCGGCAATACGGCCGCACACGATGCACTCGGTCACGTTGCCGCCGCCCTGGTACACGAACTTGAAGCACGAGGAAATCTCGCCGGCCGTGTACAGGCGCGGGATGGGCTCGTTGTTCCAGTCGATGACGCGCCGGTCGCCGTCGGCCTGCAGGCCGCCCTTCGTGTTCGGACCGCCCGCCACGAGCGGCATGGCGTAGAACGGCGGTGTGCTGATGGCCTGGAAGCCGGGG is from Gordonibacter urolithinfaciens and encodes:
- a CDS encoding cytochrome c3 family protein, yielding MRNVKPGIASAVCAVCLLAAVAAGAGCAPKAHEGPLAKDASITVDFTWSADANCATCHATEDGSLEGMPCYGALSAAGGNTCSVCHADEAGLEKAHEGATPDRAKERATRLRDTAIDEQACFACHGSYEELAAKTADSAVLTDAKGTVVNPHARPAGEGHAGQTCADCHALHSGEPVQETAPEFCISCHHTNDYQCHTCHQ